A window from Nycticebus coucang isolate mNycCou1 chromosome X, mNycCou1.pri, whole genome shotgun sequence encodes these proteins:
- the PCSK1N gene encoding proSAAS, with protein MAGSPLLRGPRAGGVGLLVLLLLGLFRPPHGLCARLVKEPRGLTVASPPIAEAAAPRRFRRAVPRGEAAGAVQELARALAHLLEAERQERARAEAQEAEDQQARVLAQLLRIWGAPRASDPALGLDDDPDAPAAQLARALLRARLDPAALAAQLVPAPAPASALRSRPPIYDDGPPGPDVEDTGDETPDVDPELLRYLLGRILAGNADSEAVAAPRRLRRAADQDVGPEVPPEGVLGALLRVKRLETPAPQAPTRRLLPP; from the exons ATGGCGGGGTCGCCGCTGCTCCGGGGGCCGCGGGCCGGGGGCGTCGGCCTTTTGGTGCTGCTCCTGTTGGGCCTCTTCCGGCCACCCCACGGGCTCTGCGCGCGGCTGGTAAAG GAGCCCCGCGGCCTGACCGTCGCGTCCCCACCCATAGCTGAGGCTGCGGCTCCCCGCCGCTTCCGACGGGCGGTGCCCAGAGGAGAGGCGGCGGGTGCTGTGCAGGAGCTGGCGCGGGCGCTGGCGCACCTGCTGGAGGCTGAACGGCAGGAGCGGGCGCGGGCAGAGgcgcaggaggctgaggatcaGCAAGCGCGCGTCCTGGCGCAGCTGCTGCGCATCTGGGGCGCTCCCCGCGCCTCAGACCCAGCTCTGGGCCTGGACGACGACCCAGACGCGCCCGCTGCGCAGCTCGCCCGTGCCCTGCTCCGTGCGCGTCTTGACCCTGCAGCCCTTGCAGCTCAGCTTGTCCCTGCGCCCGCCCCAGCCTCTGCTCTCCGATCCCGGCCCCCGATCTACGACGATGGCCCCCCGGGCCCAGATGTCGAGGACACTGGCGATGAGACTCCTGACGTGGACCCCGAGCTGCTGAG GTACTTGCTGGGACGGATCCTCGCAGGAAACGCAGACTCTGAGGCTGTGGCTGCCCCACGCCGCCTTCGCCGTGCGGCCGACCAGGATGTGGGCCCTGAGGTGCCCCCTGAGGGTGTGCTGGGGGCTCTGCTACGCGTGAAACGCCTGGAGACCCCGGCTCCCCAGGCACCCACGCGCCGCCTCCTGCCTCCCTAG
- the TIMM17B gene encoding mitochondrial import inner membrane translocase subunit Tim17-B isoform X1, giving the protein MGADIGTVAAAPRPAVGGGRPWRIVDDCGGAFTMGVIGGGVFQAIKGFRNAPVGIRHRLRGSLNAVRIRAPQIGGSFAVWGGLFSTIDCGLVRLRGKEDPWNSITSGALTGAVLAARSGPLAMVGSAMMGGILLALIEGVGILLTRYTAQQFRNAPPFLEDPSQLPVKEGTPASGYPNYQQYH; this is encoded by the exons ATGGGCGCAGACATCGGGACTGTTGCTGCGGCGCCAAGGCCAGCCGTGGGAGGCGGGCG CCCATGGAGAATTGTGGATGATTGTGGTGGAGCCTTCACTATGGGTGTCATTGGCGGCGGAGTCTTCCAGGCCATCAAAGGCTTCCGCAACGCCCCAGTT GGAATTCGGCACCGCCTGAGAGGTAGTCTCAATGCTGTGAGAATCCGAGCCCCTCAGATTGGAG GTAGCTTTGCTGTGTGGGGGGGGCTGTTCTCTACCATCGACTGCGGCCTGGTTCGGCTGCGGGGCAAGGAGGATCCCTGGAACTCTATCACCAGTGGAGCATTGACAGGGGCTGTGCTGGCTGCCCGAA GTGGCCCATTGGCCATGGTGGGCTCAGCAATGATGGGGGGCATCCTGTTGGCACTTATTGAAGGTGTTGGTATCCTTCTCACTCGCTACACAGCCCAGCAGTTCCGAAATG CACCCCCATTCCTGGAGGACCCCAGCCAGCTGCCCGTGAAGGAGGGTACCCCAGCCTCAGGCTATCCCAACTATCAGCAATACCACTGA
- the ERAS gene encoding GTPase ERas isoform X1 has product MHIRRRSGHNSHSISVDPLTPCCLFAPRWSPLTLCLASLPMCRVCCPHLSAKLPAEDMARLTKSGTIDLGLGSWNLTSQEDLQGAGAHCRGSGKQLPEYKAVVVGASGVGKSALTIQLNHQCFVEDHDPTIQDSYWKELALDQGGYILNVLDTAGQAIHKALRDQCLAAGDGVLGVFALNDPSSLTQLQQIRDTWGPHLKQPLVLVGNKCDLVPTTGDAHAAAEALAQSWGAPFVETSAKTRQGVEEAFSLLVHEIQRARETRAKEAKARPSGKHKTMCRCGCCVA; this is encoded by the coding sequence ATGCATATTAGAAGGAGGTCAGGACACAATAGCCACTCAATAAGTGTTGATCCATTGACACCCTGCTGTCTTTTTGCCCCCAGATGGTCTCCCCTAACCCTTTGTCTTGCTTCTCTTCCCATGTGCAGGGTCTGCTGTCCACATCTCTCTGCTAAGTTGCCTGCTGAAGACATGGCACGGTTAACAAAGTCTGGCACCATTGACTTGGGCCTGGGTTCATGGAACCTTACCTCCCAGGAAGACCTCCAAGGGGCTGGAGCACACTGCAGGGGTTCTGGCAAGCAGCTGCCTGAGTACAAGGCGGTGGTGGTGGGTGCAAGTGGTGTGGGCAAGAGTGCTCTGACCATCCAGCTGAACCATCAGTGCTTTGTGGAGGACCACGACCCCACCATCCAGGATTCCTACTGGAAAGAGTTGGCCCTTGACCAGGGGGGCTACATTCTGAATGTGCTGGATACCGCAGGGCAGGCCATCCACAAGGCCCTACGTGACCAGTGCCTGGCTGCTGGTGATGGTGTTCTGGGTGTCTTCGCTCTCAATGACCCCTCCTCGCTGACCCAGCTGCAGCAAATACGGGATACCTGGGGCCCTCACCTCAAGCAGCCCCTTGTCCTTGTGGGCAACAAGTGTGACCTTGTGCCCACCACTGGTGATGCTCATGCTGCTGCTGAAGCCCTTGCCCAGAGCTGGGGGGCACCCTTCGTGGAGACCTCAGCTAAAACACGGCAGGGTGTGGAGGAGGCCTTTTCCCTGCTTGTCCATGAGATCCAGAGGGCTCGAGAAACCAGGGcaaaggaggccaaggcaaggccAAGTGGGAAGCACAAGACCATGTGCCGCTGTGGCTGCTGTGTGGCCTGA
- the PQBP1 gene encoding polyglutamine-binding protein 1 isoform X1: protein MPLPVALQTRLAKRGILKHLEPEPEEEIIAEDYDDDPVDYEATRLEGLPPSWYKVFDSSCGLPYYWNIDTDLVSWLSPHDPNSIVTKSAKKLRSSNADAEEKSDRGHDKSDRGHDKTDRAYDKPDRGHDKSDRGHDKSDRDRDRVYDKVDRERERDRERDRDRGYDKADREEGKERRHHRREELAPYPKSKKVVSRKDEELDPMDPSSYSDAPRGTWSTGLPKRNEAKTGADTTAAGPLFQQRPYPSPGAVLRANAEASRTKQQD from the exons ATGCCGCTGCCTGTTGCGCTACAGACCCGCTTGGCCAAGAGAGGAATCCTGAAACATCTGGAGCCTG AACCAGAGGAAGAGATCATTGCTGAGGACTATGATGATGATCCTGTGGACTATGAGGCCACCCGGTTGGAGGGCCTGCCACCAAGCTGGTACAAGGTGTTCGACTCTTCCTG TGGGCTCCCTTACTACTGGAATATAGACACAGACCTCGTGTCCTGGCTCTCCCCACATGACCCCAACTCCATCGTTACCAAATCTGCCAAGAAGCTCAGGAGCAGTAATGCAG ATGCTGAGGAGAAATCAGACCGTGGCCATGACAAGTCGGATCGGGGCCACGACAAGACCGACAGGGCCTATGACAAGCCAGACCGGGGGCACGACAAGTCAGACCGGGGCCATGACAAGTCTGACAGAGATCGAGACCGTGTCTATGACAAagtggacagagagagagaacggGACAGGGAACGGGATCGGGACCGCGGCTATGACAAGGCAGACCGAGAAGAGGGCAAAGAACGGCGCCACCATCGCCGAGAGGAGCTGGCTCCCTACCCAAAGAGCAAGAAGG TGGTGAGCAGAAAGGATGAAGAGTTAGACCCAATGGACCCCAGCTCATATTCGGATGCACCCCG GGGCACATGGTCAACAGGACTCCCTAAGCGGAATGAGGCTAAGACGGGTGCTGACACTACAGCAGCTGGGCCCCTCTTTCAGCAGCGTCCCTACCCATCCCCCGGGGCTGTGCTCCG
- the ERAS gene encoding GTPase ERas isoform X2: MARLTKSGTIDLGLGSWNLTSQEDLQGAGAHCRGSGKQLPEYKAVVVGASGVGKSALTIQLNHQCFVEDHDPTIQDSYWKELALDQGGYILNVLDTAGQAIHKALRDQCLAAGDGVLGVFALNDPSSLTQLQQIRDTWGPHLKQPLVLVGNKCDLVPTTGDAHAAAEALAQSWGAPFVETSAKTRQGVEEAFSLLVHEIQRARETRAKEAKARPSGKHKTMCRCGCCVA, encoded by the coding sequence ATGGCACGGTTAACAAAGTCTGGCACCATTGACTTGGGCCTGGGTTCATGGAACCTTACCTCCCAGGAAGACCTCCAAGGGGCTGGAGCACACTGCAGGGGTTCTGGCAAGCAGCTGCCTGAGTACAAGGCGGTGGTGGTGGGTGCAAGTGGTGTGGGCAAGAGTGCTCTGACCATCCAGCTGAACCATCAGTGCTTTGTGGAGGACCACGACCCCACCATCCAGGATTCCTACTGGAAAGAGTTGGCCCTTGACCAGGGGGGCTACATTCTGAATGTGCTGGATACCGCAGGGCAGGCCATCCACAAGGCCCTACGTGACCAGTGCCTGGCTGCTGGTGATGGTGTTCTGGGTGTCTTCGCTCTCAATGACCCCTCCTCGCTGACCCAGCTGCAGCAAATACGGGATACCTGGGGCCCTCACCTCAAGCAGCCCCTTGTCCTTGTGGGCAACAAGTGTGACCTTGTGCCCACCACTGGTGATGCTCATGCTGCTGCTGAAGCCCTTGCCCAGAGCTGGGGGGCACCCTTCGTGGAGACCTCAGCTAAAACACGGCAGGGTGTGGAGGAGGCCTTTTCCCTGCTTGTCCATGAGATCCAGAGGGCTCGAGAAACCAGGGcaaaggaggccaaggcaaggccAAGTGGGAAGCACAAGACCATGTGCCGCTGTGGCTGCTGTGTGGCCTGA
- the TIMM17B gene encoding mitochondrial import inner membrane translocase subunit Tim17-B isoform X2, translating into MEEYAREPCPWRIVDDCGGAFTMGVIGGGVFQAIKGFRNAPVGIRHRLRGSLNAVRIRAPQIGGSFAVWGGLFSTIDCGLVRLRGKEDPWNSITSGALTGAVLAARSGPLAMVGSAMMGGILLALIEGVGILLTRYTAQQFRNAPPFLEDPSQLPVKEGTPASGYPNYQQYH; encoded by the exons ATGGAGGAGTACGCTCGGGAGCCTTG CCCATGGAGAATTGTGGATGATTGTGGTGGAGCCTTCACTATGGGTGTCATTGGCGGCGGAGTCTTCCAGGCCATCAAAGGCTTCCGCAACGCCCCAGTT GGAATTCGGCACCGCCTGAGAGGTAGTCTCAATGCTGTGAGAATCCGAGCCCCTCAGATTGGAG GTAGCTTTGCTGTGTGGGGGGGGCTGTTCTCTACCATCGACTGCGGCCTGGTTCGGCTGCGGGGCAAGGAGGATCCCTGGAACTCTATCACCAGTGGAGCATTGACAGGGGCTGTGCTGGCTGCCCGAA GTGGCCCATTGGCCATGGTGGGCTCAGCAATGATGGGGGGCATCCTGTTGGCACTTATTGAAGGTGTTGGTATCCTTCTCACTCGCTACACAGCCCAGCAGTTCCGAAATG CACCCCCATTCCTGGAGGACCCCAGCCAGCTGCCCGTGAAGGAGGGTACCCCAGCCTCAGGCTATCCCAACTATCAGCAATACCACTGA
- the PQBP1 gene encoding polyglutamine-binding protein 1 isoform X2, which yields MPLPVALQTRLAKRGILKHLEPEPEEEIIAEDYDDDPVDYEATRLEGLPPSWYKVFDSSCGLPYYWNIDTDLVSWLSPHDPNSIVTKSAKKLRSSNAVVSRKDEELDPMDPSSYSDAPRGTWSTGLPKRNEAKTGADTTAAGPLFQQRPYPSPGAVLRANAEASRTKQQD from the exons ATGCCGCTGCCTGTTGCGCTACAGACCCGCTTGGCCAAGAGAGGAATCCTGAAACATCTGGAGCCTG AACCAGAGGAAGAGATCATTGCTGAGGACTATGATGATGATCCTGTGGACTATGAGGCCACCCGGTTGGAGGGCCTGCCACCAAGCTGGTACAAGGTGTTCGACTCTTCCTG TGGGCTCCCTTACTACTGGAATATAGACACAGACCTCGTGTCCTGGCTCTCCCCACATGACCCCAACTCCATCGTTACCAAATCTGCCAAGAAGCTCAGGAGCAGTAATGCAG TGGTGAGCAGAAAGGATGAAGAGTTAGACCCAATGGACCCCAGCTCATATTCGGATGCACCCCG GGGCACATGGTCAACAGGACTCCCTAAGCGGAATGAGGCTAAGACGGGTGCTGACACTACAGCAGCTGGGCCCCTCTTTCAGCAGCGTCCCTACCCATCCCCCGGGGCTGTGCTCCG